In Sphingobium sp. B2D3C, a genomic segment contains:
- a CDS encoding 5-methyltetrahydropteroyltriglutamate--homocysteine S-methyltransferase yields MKPAPFRADHVGSLIRPDYLIEARNKKAAGELSAEELLTIQQDAIREVVALQEGVGLKSITDGEYNRGSWHTDFLLRFANVEPWQSSHRTTFRNEQGTVESKPHTVRITGKLSRPKPIFVEDFKFLKTVTKETPKITIPSPSIMHFRGGRDAIDAEAYPTMEEFYADLAAVYAEEIGDLIEAGCRYLQIDETNFAYLCDPTLRAQVPTSIGEDPDELPHVYAKLINAAIAAKPDDMAVCMHVCRGNFAGRWVAEGGYDPVAEVMFNEMNIDGYFLEYDSDRAGGFEPLRFLPKGKTVVLGLVTTKRGTMESPDELKRRIEDAAKYADISQLALSPQCGFSSGIGGNMMDIEHEKAKLELVVRVAEDVWG; encoded by the coding sequence GAAGCCCGGAACAAGAAGGCCGCCGGCGAGCTCAGTGCGGAGGAGCTGCTGACCATCCAGCAGGACGCCATCCGCGAGGTCGTGGCGCTGCAGGAAGGCGTCGGCCTCAAGTCGATCACCGACGGCGAGTATAATCGCGGCAGCTGGCACACCGATTTCCTCCTGCGCTTCGCCAATGTCGAACCCTGGCAGTCCAGCCACCGCACCACCTTCCGCAACGAGCAGGGCACGGTCGAGAGCAAGCCGCATACGGTGCGCATCACCGGCAAGCTCAGCCGCCCCAAGCCGATCTTCGTCGAGGACTTCAAGTTCCTCAAGACGGTGACGAAGGAAACGCCCAAGATCACCATTCCCTCGCCCTCGATCATGCACTTCCGCGGCGGGCGCGATGCGATCGATGCTGAGGCTTATCCCACGATGGAGGAGTTCTACGCGGACCTCGCGGCGGTCTACGCCGAGGAGATCGGCGACCTGATCGAGGCGGGCTGCCGCTATCTGCAGATCGACGAGACCAACTTCGCCTATCTCTGCGATCCCACCCTGCGCGCGCAGGTGCCGACCAGCATCGGCGAAGATCCGGACGAGCTGCCGCACGTCTACGCCAAGCTCATCAACGCCGCGATCGCCGCCAAGCCCGATGACATGGCGGTCTGCATGCACGTCTGCCGGGGCAACTTCGCCGGCCGCTGGGTCGCCGAGGGGGGCTATGATCCGGTTGCCGAAGTCATGTTTAACGAGATGAACATCGACGGCTATTTCCTGGAATATGATTCCGACCGCGCCGGCGGCTTCGAGCCGTTGCGCTTCCTGCCCAAGGGCAAGACCGTGGTGCTCGGCCTCGTCACCACCAAGCGCGGCACCATGGAGAGCCCCGACGAGCTCAAGCGGCGGATCGAGGATGCGGCGAAATATGCCGATATCAGTCAGCTCGCGCTGTCCCCGCAATGCGGCTTCTCAAGCGGCATCGGCGGCAACATGATGGACATCGAGCACGAGAAGGCCAAGCTGGAGCTGGTCGTGCGCGTAGCCGAAGACGTCTGGGGCTGA